The Poecilia reticulata strain Guanapo unplaced genomic scaffold, Guppy_female_1.0+MT scaffold_668, whole genome shotgun sequence sequence ctgCTCACATGAGATTTCACACGGGTCAGAACACTATTTCTTGTGTCACTTGTGGAAGAAATTTCTTGTATAAATCTAAATTAGTTGAccacatgagaactcacacgggtgagaaacctttctcatgtgggacctgtggaaaaaaGTTCTCTTATAAACGCAGTTTAAATCttcacatgagaactcacactGGTGAGAAACCTTTCTCCTGTGAgatctgtgaaaaaagttttacttataaaaataGCTTAGCTGCTCACGTGAtaactcacacaggtgagaaacctttcccatgtgggacctgtggaaaaaaGTTATCTtataaacacaatttaattattcacatgcgaactcacacaggtgagaaatcTTTCCCATGTNNNNNNNNNNNNNNNNNNNNNNNNNNNNNNNNNNNNNNNNNNNNNNNNNNNNNNNNNNNNGAAAAAAGTTTCACTtgtaaaaaaagattaactgCTCACTTGGGAGTTCACACGGGTTAGAAGACCATTTCTTGTGGCACTTGTGGAAGAAATTTCTTGTATAAATCTAACTTAGTTGACCACATGAGAACTCRcacaggtgagaaacctttctcatgtgggacctgtggaaaaaagttctcttataaacacagtttaaatATTCACATGGGAACTCACACTggtgagaaacctttctcatgtgggacctgtggaaaaagtttttcttataaaaattttttaaatcttcacatGGGAACTCACACTGGTAAGAAACCTTTCTCatgtgggacctgtggaaaaacATTCACTCAAAAATACTATTTAWCTTCTCACATCAGAATTCACACATGTGAGAAGTAGCGGTGCACTGATTTATAAGTCAGCTGATTAATATACATTTTCCTTAGTTGTGGGAGATCAGCTGATTCTTGCATGTGAAGCTGGTCTGATCCCCCAATTTTATTGACCTCATCCACTGCTCTCTTCTGCTCTCTGTTGAGAGGTGTGACTATTAGAGCGtcctaaaacaaaaactgtaatcgGTGCACCCTTAGTGAAAAgccaggaaaatgttttgtgtagaTCCAGTTTACTTCATCACAAGAAGATTCACATGGGTTAGAAGCCTTTCTGTTGTAGGTTCTGTAGAAAAGGTTTCActcaaaagaaatgtaacagttcacatgagaactcacacaggTTTGATGGCACAATGTGAACCTCAAGTAAGATTCTTAGTAACCTGCTGTTTGGAAGTGGAGTAATTGCAGGGTTTGACTGCTTTCAGATTTAGACTTCTAAAGTTTTGGAATctttattgtgtgtttattctttgtacttatttattttatttcaatgattTGGGGAAATGGATGTATTAATTTGACatggttttaatggtttttctgcttagaaaatgtattgatgATATGGAttgaattttagaaaaataatttaaattttaatataactTTTAGGTAATAAATTATTATACTGATGATACTGatggtctttttcttttttctgtttagtagAAAATATTAAATCGAGAAAACGTTTATATATACAGCAGCAGAGCTCATCTCTTCCTCCTTAACTTGGCATGAATtgcaattaattttaatttaactgaggaaaatattcatttttcaataaacacttAACAGATAATAAAGCTTGTCATGATTGAATGAATTATCTTTATGTCCACCAGGTGGCGAGCATGAGTTCATGAGAATGTATAAATGTAAGGAACACGACACTAGAAGCAGAGAGTCTTAGTGAGTCGAGGCCGATACACCTGTGAGCAGATTGGTGAACAGACCTTGAAGAAAGATGCTTTAATAAAAGCATCTGTACCTAACACTTCGTCTGTCTTTATCAAGCACGAATATAACATGGTGTCAGGAGTAAACTAAGAAGCCGACTATGGAGCTGAAACCACCGGAGAGCTTGAAGCTGACGGGAAACGTGGATGAGAACTGGCGTGCTTTCAAACAACGCTTTCAACTGTATGTCGCCGCGATGGGATTGGAGACAAAGCCGGAGCCAAGAAAGGTAGCGATGTTGCTGACCATAGCGGGAGCGCAGGCTTTGNTGTCCTCAGACagccaaaagtataaaagttatgtgaacattctggtattttacagagtattaccaaaaacattgatataaataaggagttaggtttggaggctggttctagaccaGATTTACCACAGGGGTCAGGGTAGTCGGTGTTTTTCCATGGCGATACTTGAAAAagaattaaacaacaaaaaccagagcaatatttcatcatttgatataaTCAGTGAGCCAAAGAGTCACTTGTGTCTCCAGAGGTTGCAGATCCCTGGAAGATGGAACAGCAGCTAAAGGTGCAGCaccataatttttaattaaggtaaaattgtgaaggttgaataaatctaactaaatattaatgAGGCATTTATTCAGTATAAATTCTTCGGTTCCCCTTTTTGCCCCGTCTAGAACCCACAATTCATTGCTGCACGTAACAATTTCAGTTAAAAGGCGGATTTATAGCAATCTTTTATGGGTTTTGTCCCCAAGAAAAATAGTATAAGGCAaagattagaaataaaaatgtttgatataataaactgagcagaaaaaaagaagaaataaaaaataatagtcaCAAACTAATTGAGAAAAGTTAAAGTGTCACAAATGCAAGACAAATTTCAAATCTTAAACATATTGCTATAAAGATTGGGCTTTTCCGATTTTATTTAAGCtcttaaattatttcactttaaaaatgtagggGATTGCAGCATGCCCTAAAATTCAATTAAACAACCTAGAATTTTCTTAATCTAATTGATTTCTAATAggttttcattcattattatagaaaatgcttttttctcTCGATTAATATTGACTTTAAATTCTCCAGTTCCTCtgaatgtttattatattttaataaaacatgttacacATGTTTCATCTGATTACAATATTCATCATTTTGAATATAATTGACTGAAAAAAAGTGTCACATTGcatgtgaaaacatgaaggTCACTGAAGAAACGattggaaaaaacatttaaaacaccaGAACAATAAAAGCATTCTGGTTATTGTCATACTTGTATGCAATGTCTCTATATAAAAAGCgacataatatatatattttaaagctgataaatttaaatgatgtacttaaaactcattttcactCACTGAACTGACTGAGCCACTGAAATAAACTTCATATTCCATGTTATTGAATGTGACTGTTTAAACATACTCCAGCATATGAATGTTTGAAATCCATTGGAATGAATTCAGCACAGATTGTAGAAAAATAGCNNNNNNNNNNNNNNNNNNNNNNNNNNNNNNNNNNNNNNNNNNNNNNNNNNNNNNNNNNNNNNNNNNNNNNNNNNNNNNNNNNNNNNNNNNNNNNNNNNNNNNNNNNNNNNNNNNNNNNNNNNNNNNNNNNNNNNNNNNNNNNNNNNNNNNNNNNNNNNNNNNNNNNNNNNNNNNNNNNNNNNNNNNNNNNNNNNNNNNNNNNNNNNNNNNNNNNNNNNNNNNNNNNNNNNNNNNNNNNNNNNNNNNNNNNNNNNNNNNNNNNNNNNNNNNNNNNNNNNNNNNNNNNNNNNNNNNNNNNNNNNNNNNNNNNNNNNNNNNNNNNNNNNNNNNNNNNNNNNNNNNNNNNNNNNNNNNNNNNNNNNNNNNNNNNNNNNNNNNNNNNNNNNNNNNNNNNNNNNNNNNNNNNNNNNNNNNNNNNNNNNNNNNNNNNNNNNNNNNNNNNNNNNNNNNNNNNNNNNNNNNNNNNNNNNNNNNNNNNNNNNNNNNNNNNNNNNNNNNNNNNNNNNNNNNNNNNNNNNNNNNNNNNNNNNNNNNNNNNNNNNNNNNNNNNNNNNNNNNNNNNNNNNNNNNNNNNNNNNNNNNNNNN is a genomic window containing:
- the LOC108166047 gene encoding gastrula zinc finger protein XlCGF57.1-like; amino-acid sequence: MTHMTTHTAKTPFTCSTCGKHYSHNCRLIDHMRIHTGETPFTCAACGKSFHQNGTLNKHMRIHSDKRPYTCTTCGKSFVSNCQLLDHMKIHTGVKPFSCGTCGKCFTLKKRLTAHMRFHTGQNTISCVTCGRNFLYKSKLVDHMRTHTGEKPFSCGTCGKKFSYKRSLNLHMRTHTGEKPFSCEICEKSFTYKNSLAAHVITHTGEKPFSCGTCGKKFSYKHSLNIHMGTHTGEKPFSCGTCGKSFSYKNFLNLHMGTHTGKKPFSCGTCGKTFTQKYYLXSHIRIHTCEK